Within Vicia villosa cultivar HV-30 ecotype Madison, WI linkage group LG1, Vvil1.0, whole genome shotgun sequence, the genomic segment cacacttagggttttaacattacataatatgtcagcagtgcatataaaaatatgacaattaggtaattaaatataaatatattaacataaacaattaaatataaacatattataaacaattaaatattttttagataaaaaacaaataaacaattttttttaaaagataaaaacaataattacaaaccctaaaaaaggcgaattagccaaaccctaaaaagttgtcaaacctaaaccctgccaaaacctaaaacctataggagcatagtattcaccatttaagttatccccaacagagtcgccagctgtagcaacctgcctaaaaattataacttagagattcgccacctattctaccaaggcgaataggaaacctatgcaattaagagatttagggtaagatactatattcgggttaagggaaggtgttaggcacccaaaaccctttcctaaaggttaacattgcaaagatgaaggtttgtggcaaaagataaagaaagatgacagacagtaaatagagttaaaggctaattatttgaacatgattagagtttagaagagggggactcgccttgttgccaagtgcctacgtatctccttatggagaatcagagtcaacgtagttcgggcacaggattgtacgccttagagttgaattgaatgtatttgaatttgttttgaagttgttttgaaatgcgaatgttcgaaggtattttgaattaccttatcgtagttgtgaacattgcaatgtttgaagggatgaaaatccgtagtattgtggtttagtgtttagatgtgttttgggcgtacaacgctgatttgatttagcactattaaccgcaacgatcaatagattcgatcgccatagttaacagatttgaaacttgtaccgttaccaattttaatcaattgatttgattattactaataacgaattaaggtattttttaataattttaatgatttaatttgtatcattatccctcataatcgattgattcgattaaaaatgataatgaattagaataagggaataggctaatcatcgcaaccaataaaatggttgaaaccctttagccaaatgaatgttatttatatttatatttaagaattaattatttgattattacccaccgcgatcaattgatttaatcgaagcgaataataaattaaattgtttgGCTAAATACTTAATCCGGTTGGAAAaccttaatcttaatattttggccactggccaatgggattgggcgaaccctaattgataaatttctagggtttttgtgatttaatccctattaaaactaattaaacaaattacTCGAAGTAGTCGAATAATCGGGAGTATAATCGGGGAAATAATAATTatgaccctaatcctaatttaactccctaaccctaattaaataatttgtttaaattagaaTGGCTAATATgcatttaatataaataataataaaaatatattaaacaaaaCCTGGTTCTGATCCTGTGTTGCACCCTTATGAGTGTCCATGGTATATTCGCAGCCTGCTGGATGTTGGATGTGTTTTTAATGTGATCCAATGGCTAAGAAGTGAGGGTACATCATGCATCCCCTTGAGATAGTACGTACGTGAACCAGACATTTGCTAATTCACAAAAATAAGTGCAGGCGCTGGGACTCGAACCAGCGCGTCTTCGGTCCCTAGATCCTTGCTTTTGCCACTAGTCCTTTTTTCCTTTTCTGTTAACAAAGCAAGCACTgagtaatatatattaaaaacgtAACAGTATACCACTTAAGCGAAATTCACCCGCTGGCTGAGAATTTCGAATCAACCCAATCAGATGTCAACACGTCATCATCTTCTCCACTGGTCTGTCACTTTAGCCATGGCCTATACCCACGAACGCCCATCCGTAGCCATAGATCCTGTAAATCAAAACTTGAAAAATACAAACTATAAATTAGATTAAGGGGCATGGGTCAACTCGGTTTGATCTCCTGAACAAGATTATGGCCTTATTTTAATCCAATTTTGTCTAAATTAAAAGAACCCAATTTGAAACTCTAAACCCTAGCAATGGTGTATTCCTTATCCCGCGATTAAACTCAGATTAACCCGCCCAGAAAGCTTCTATGAAGTCATACAAACTCAAACCTATGATCAAAACATGTTTAAGAGGCGTAAATCggcataatcaaataaaaaaacatatgacAAAATTGTGACGGATATGAACAAGATACGGGGTGCTGCGGGCTTCTGTGAAGAATCCTATAGCTTCAGAAGACCATGAGGAATTGCTTTAGATGTGTAAGAAAACTCGAATCGGTCTCCAACTCCTTCTGCAATGGGACCCGGATTCCCCTCCTTTTGAATTCCGCACAGGGCCCTTTTGACGGCAAAAAAAAAACCCCAAACCTTGCGAATACTTTAATTACTTATAGGGGATCAGTTTAGGTCATTTAGTTTGGATCCACACTCCATAATTATCCAATTGCAAGTTTGATTGATTCTTGAATTGAAACTTTCCAATTTTAGCCAATTTGCACCAATCTTGTATCAAAAATTTGTTTACGAAATTTTCTTGATAATATGGAGTAAATAATGATTGGAATGGATAATTATAAAATCCataaccaaatatttgatttttattgatttacataacttttaatcattattcaaatgaaaaaaatcatataaaatcaaaataaaaattattaatccgTGGCAATTGGTCTTGCTAACTtagataacttgtggatcaagattaaggcttaaaaagttaggcccatttgcaagaatatCCATTTTGGACCACTTTTGTTTTACATATTTccttcaaaatcgcccaactttgacgaggcatatctccctcaatttttaaggtatgggagagttctaggactttttggaaacctcaagaggtcctctataatccactttggaatatatttttcatttggagcttttatcttgatcatatcctctttgggaaaaaactgcttttggaggatgcctgaaaatgacctgtaatcttttgcattgtatctctcaaatgaatcatttctagccctggcatgtgagagacaaagttgtagggaatccaatttccttcaaaataggctttgagtggggaatttttgatgttccatgtgaaagttatgcccagtcaaagttgggttgactttctcctaagaaaccctaatatGAACCTTTTTGtacttgttcatctctgagtttctattaatggaatcatgatcaatccttgatcaaatgatggttatacttcacatacttgatgttgaccaaaaattgggaggctttgactatgctctgattatggttgacttttaggtcaaaccagttgactatggatcatctggacttttgaatgagtaatctttgggactgaatcttgaattttgaatcattgtaaatggaatatggaaggaaaattttggggcaTGACACATAGATACAGGGAGATTCGCCTGGTTAAAAGTCATGGGAGTACCATGTCATGCTTGGGGTGAAAAATGCTTCTCTCTTTTGGTGGGGGATAGAGGTAAGCTGGTAAAAAGTGATGAAGCAACAATGCTGAAACATAGGATGGCGGAAGCAATAGTTTGTATCTTAACAGAATCTAAGGAGAGGATAAAGGAGAAGATTAATCTTTCCATAGAAGGGCAGATCTTTGTTATTAGTATGTTTGAGATAGCTGAGGGCCAAGAGTTAATCACGAGAAAAAGAGGCGGTATAGACGATTCTGAATCGGAATCCTCATCGGCGCCGGAGTTAATACTATCTGATGAAGAAGGGGGGACAGTAGGAAATTTTCTGAGGAAGCTGGATTGACGCAAAGGGTTGATGGGACGGATAAGGGTAGTTTAGCCAACGAGGTTAAGTCTTTTGGGAATAGCCTATTGCTTTTTCAGAAAGAAATAGTCAGAAGGTAGATGAAAAGGTGAGGCTTGACTTATCTGCTCAAGAAAAGGAGGAGAGTATCGAGGCAAAAAGGAAGGGGGCATTTAATGTTAACAGTGACAGCTGTTCATTAAACTTTGTGGGGGAGTCAAAGGAAGATGAGGTATCGGTTGAGGTAAGTGTAGAAGCTGACTCagatttgtttaaaaataaaatatctgaTGGTGGGCCAGAAGGTGAGACGGACCGCGTAACTGGGCCAAGGAGAGATTTGGAGCATTACGAAGGGCccgtttcttttgatgaaagtTGTAGGAGACTTagccaaaataaaaaagaaaaggaaacagTAACAGTATCAGCGTTTAAGgataaaaccaaaaagaaaagagcTATAGAGAATCTGGGAAGTAAAGTTCCAATTTCCACATCTTATTTTGCCTGCATAGCCCCAAGAAGCGAAAGAGGCGGAGAAGAAGTAAAAATCAAAGGCGCAAGAAAGGAGAAGAAATTGACGGCAGGAAGCAAGTTCACAGGGGCAACTCATTCCGATTCAATAGACACTGGTGAGTCCTTCTCTGGTTCCTCAGTGGCTGAGTCTGATATTATAAGATGTAATAATCGTTTTATCTCTAAATCCGATGTGGGGAGGAAGGTGTGGAAGTCTATTTCGGAATTAGGAGTGGAGAGTTGCAAGGATGTCACAGTTAATGAAAAATTGATTAGCATGTTGGAGTTGAGATAAGGAGGGAATGAGGGGTTTGGAGGAGTTGAAAAACAGTTTACCATGAATTTGCTTTCTTTCAATATAAGAGGGGGTGGTTctttttctaaaagaaaaagaGTCAGTTTTTTGATACAGTCAAATAATATTGATGTTTGCTTCGTGCAAGAGACAAAACTTTCTGATTTCAATGATGTTATAGCTGGTTCTTTCTGGGGTAATAAAGAGGTAGATTGGACGGAAAGCCATTCTAAGGGGGCTTCGGGTGGTATGGTTATTCTATGGAGACAAGGTTGTTTTATGGTTAACTATAGTTTTACTGGCAGAGGTTATGTAGGAATAAATGTTACGTGGAAAGGGTTGGTTTATAATATGGTGAATGTCTATGCTTCTTGTAATAGATTAGAGAGGCAATTATTGTGGGATTCCTTGATCTCGATCAAAGCTAGAAGTCTCAATGAGGAATGGGTTGTGGTGGGAGATTTCAACGAAGTGTTGTGCAAGGAAGAGCGTATTGGGGTGGATAGAATTCGGGATTGGCGAGGCATGGAGGAGTTTAAGAGCTTCGTTGAGGTAATGGAGTTAATTGATATTAATTGTGTGGGAGGGAAGTTTACATGGTACAAAGATAACGGAAAAGCTATGAGTAGGTTAGATAGATTTTTGCTTTCTAACAAGTTGATTGAGGTGTGGGAGGTGGTAGACCAAAGGATTGAAAAAAGAGATATATCGGATCATACGCCGATACGGCTTAATGTGGGGAAAATTGATTGGGGACCTAAACCTTTTTGCTTCAATAATTCTTGGCTTAAACACGAAGACTTTAAAGCATTTATGGCAAAGGAGTGGTTGTGTTTGGAGATTAGAGGAAGGGGAGATTTTGTGCTTATTGAAAagcttaaaaaattaaaagatcgTCTTAGGGTGTGGAATAGGGAGGTGTTCGGGTGGATTGACTTGAGAGTGGAGGAAGATACGGAAAAAATAAATACCATTGATAAAGTGTTAGTCTAAAAAATGGGGGGCAATATTGAGGAGGAGGTGGAGGAGAGAAGAAGTGCAACTAAAGACTTGTGGGATCACCTTAATTACAAAGAAAGTATGTTAAGGCTAAAGTCTCGTAATCTTTGGTTGAAGGAGGGCGATAAGAATTCAAAATTCTTTCACAACACTTTGAAGGAGCGAAATAGGAGGAAAGCTATAACTTGCTTGGAAGCTTCAAAGGGGAGTATAGAAGGAGTAGATAATATCAAGGAGGAAGTTAGAAGACATTTTTCGGAGTTCTATAGTGAGGAGGATGTGGAGAGGCCGATTCCGGGGGGGGCTTTTTTTCAACACAATGGTGGAGGCCGATGTGTCTTGGTTGGAGAGAAGGTTTTCGGAGGAAGAAATTAAAGATGCGGTTTGGTCTTGTGATGGGAGTAAAAGTCCCGGCCCGGACGGATTCTCTTTAGAATTCTTTAAAAGTAATTGGGAGGTGTTAAAGAAGGATATTTTCTCTTT encodes:
- the LOC131660624 gene encoding uncharacterized protein LOC131660624, producing the protein MNLLSFNIRGGGSFSKRKRVSFLIQSNNIDVCFVQETKLSDFNDVIAGSFWGNKEVDWTESHSKGASGGMVILWRQGCFMVNYSFTGRGYVGINVTWKGLVYNMVNVYASCNRLERQLLWDSLISIKARSLNEEWVVVGDFNEVLCKEERIGVDRIRDWRGMEEFKSFVEVMELIDINCVGGKFTWYKDNGKAMSRLDRFLLSNKLIEVWEVVDQRIEKRDISDHTPIRLNVGKIDWGPKPFCFNNSWLKHEDFKAFMAKEWLCLEIRGRGDFVLIEKLKKLKDRLRVWNREVFGWIDLRVEEDTEKINTIDKVLV